A portion of the Meriones unguiculatus strain TT.TT164.6M chromosome 14, Bangor_MerUng_6.1, whole genome shotgun sequence genome contains these proteins:
- the Rassf10 gene encoding ras association domain-containing protein 10: MDPSEKKISVWICQEEKLVSGLSRRTTCSDVVRVLLEDGCRRRRRQRRGQRQGAAEDPSGPLELPDPPDENDEEEDDDALAQGVLCGPPHCYCIVEKWRGFERILPNKTRILRLWTAWGDEQENVRFVLVRSEASLPNAGPRSAEARVVLSRERPGLTRGAPARPSLALTQEKQRRVVRKAFRKLAKLNRRRQQQPPPSPGSSASSTASSCSSLPRTHEGASVERMETLVHLVLSQDHTIRQQVQRLRELDREIDRYEAKVHLDRMRRHGVNYVQDTYLVGAGLDLDGTAPEDEPEAGTRAEEGPEAAAPLDGEAQAAALEELARRCEDLARLQEERAQQEELLERLSAEIQEELNQRWMRRRSEELAAREEPPEPDGGPDGELLLEQERVRTQLSTSLYIGLRLSTDLEAVKADLDYSQQQRDSKERELQGLLQTWRTFEQTVVHDGALGSGGPSREPQPQTCAEMWVDQARGLAKSCPGNDEDSDTGLSSMHSQDSDSVPPVCESLV; this comes from the coding sequence ATGGATCCTTCAGAGAAGAAGATATCGGTGTGGATCTGCCAGGAGGAGAAGCTGGTGTCCGGCCTCTCCCGCCGCACTACCTGCTCTGACGTTGTTCGGGTGCTTTTGGAGGACGGCTGCCGGCGGCGCCGCAGGCAGCGGCGGGGCCAGCGACAAGGGGCGGCGGAAGACCCCTCCGGTCCGTTGGAGCTTCCCGATCCCCCGGACGAAAACGACGAGGAGGAGGACGACGACGCGCTGGCCCAGGGCGTGCTGTGTGGTCCCCCGCACTGCTACTGCATCGTGGAGAAGTGGCGCGGCTTTGAGCGCATCCTGCCCAACAAGACGCGGATCCTGCGCCTCTGGACCGCCTGGGGCGACGAGCAGGAGAATGTGCGCTTCGTGCTGGTGCGCAGCGAGGCGTCGCTGCCCAACGCCGGGCCGCGCAGCGCGGAGGCGCGGGTCGTGCTCAGCCGCGAGCGCCCCGGCCTGACCCGGGGAGCCCCGGCGCGGCCCAGCCTGGCCCTGACCCAGGAGAAGCAGCGGCGGGTGGTACGCAAGGCCTTCCGCAAGCTGGCCAAACTCAACCGGAGGCGCCAGCAGCAGCCACCGCCGTCGCCTGGCTCGTCCGCGTCGTCCACCGCCTCCTCCTGCTCGTCGCTCCCTCGGACCCACGAGGGCGCGTCGGTGGAGCGCATGGAGACGCTGGTGCATCTCGTGCTGTCGCAGGACCACACCATCCGCCAGCAGGTGCAGCGGCTCCGGGAGCTGGACCGCGAGATAGACCGCTACGAGGCCAAGGTGCACCTCGACCGCATGCGGAGGCACGGGGTCAACTACGTGCAGGACACCTACCTGGTGGGCGCCGGCCTCGACCTGGACGGAACGGCGCCTGAAGACGAGCCCGAGGCCGGGACGCGGGCGGAGGAGGGGCCGGAGGCGGCGGCGCCCCTGGACGGCGAGGCGCAGGCGGCGGCGCTGGAGGAGCTGGCCCGGCGCTGCGAAGACCTGGCGCGGCTGCAGGAGGAGCGCGCCCAGCAGGAGGAGTTGCTGGAGCGCCTGTCCGCCGAGATCCAGGAGGAGCTGAACCAGCGGTGGATGCGGCGGCGCAGCGAAGAGCTGGCGGCTAGAGAGGAGCCCCCGGAGCCCGACGGCGGCCCGGATGGAGAGCTGCTGCTGGAGCAGGAGCGGGTCAGGACACAGCTCAGCACCAGCCTTTACATCGGGCTGAGGCTCAGCACGGACCTGGAGGCCGTCAAGGCGGACTTGGATTACAGCCAGCAGCAGAGGGACAGTAAGGAGCGCGAGCTGCAGGGCCTCCTCCAGACTTGGCGCACTTTTGAGCAGACGGTGGTGCATGACGGGGCTCTGGGTTCCGGTGGACCCTCTCGGGAACCTCAGCCTCAGACCTGTGCAGAAATGTGGGTGGACCAGGCCCGGGGACTAGCTAAGAGCTGTCCCGGCAACGATGAGGACTCGGATACCGGGCTGAGCTCCATGCATAGCCAAGACTCGGACTCGGTACCCCCAGTGTGTGAATCCCTCGTGTAG